The nucleotide window CTACAAAGAATTGCTTTATGCACAAGTACGCAACAACCAACTCCCCGACGCAATAAAAACCTATTATAAAATAGAAAAAGATATAACTGACAAAACTTATAAATCTGAAAACGCTTTCAATATTTTATATGCTTTCTATAGTCAGAATAACTTAAAGAAATTCAACGAGTGGGTAAATTTTACTCAAATTGACAAAGACAGTCGTTTTGGGTCTTATGTCGAAAAATTTAAAAAGGATTTGGAAAAAATAAATTAATTTTCGAAACGGCTTTTATACAATTAAATAAATTCATCTCCTTCATGAGCAAGCTCCCAAATGTAGCGACCAGCATTTTTACCATAATGTCAAAAATGGCAACAGAACATAATGCCATCAATCTTTCACAGGGTTTTCCAAATTTCCCGGTTGATGAAAGATTAACCCAAATTGTTTCCAAACTAGCATTTGAAGATGTTCATCAATACACTCCAATGGCAGGTTATCCTCCCTTGCTCAACAAAATAACATCATTAATAAAAACTTCATACGCCCGAAATATCATTCCTGAAACCGAATTACTCGTCACGGCTGGCGCAACTCAAGCCATATTCACCACATTACTAGCTCTGCTAAAGCCTGATGACGAAGTAATCATTCTTGATCCCAGTTATGATTGTTACGAAGCTCCAATCCTTTTAAGTCAGGCAAAACCCATTCGCGTGCCACTAAATGATGATTATACTCCAAATTGGAATACGATTGCCAATTCATTTTCGGAGAAAACCAAAATGATAATTACCAACAATCCGCACAATCCAACTGGAAAAATCTTAACCGAATCGGACTTAATAACCCTGGAAAATCTTTTGGAACAGCACCCAAATGTAGTACTGCTTTCAGACGAAGTTTACGAATACATTACTTTCGAACAAAAGCATATCTCGACCCACACTCGAAAAAAAATACTTGACCGTTGCATCACCGTTTCCTCTTTTGGAAAATCATTTCATGTAACAGGATGGAAAATAGGTTACCTCGTGGCGCCCGATTATTTGATGAAAGAAATCAAAAAAGTGCATCAATTTTTGGTTTTCAGCGTCAACAGTATTTGTCAAGTCGCAGTTTCTGAATATTTGGATTTAGTCAACATAAATGAAATCAGCACTTTTTATCAGGAAAAAAGAGATTTTTTCAGATCATTATTAAAAAACAGCCGATTCCAATTGATGCCATGCGAAGGAACTTATTTTCAGGTCGTTTCCTATGCTGGTATTTCAGATGAAAATGATGTGGATTTTTGCAAGCGATTAATAACCGATTACGGAGTTGCCGCCATCCCCATCTCTAATTTTTATGCTGATGGAAAAGATTTAAAATTAATACGTTTTTGCTTCGCCAAAGACAATCAAACACTCGAAGAAGCAGCTAGACGATTGAGTCGGGTATAGTTGCTAAGAATCTAAGATGCTGAGATTCCTAGAAACTCAGAAACTATATTATGCATGCATATTATTTTAATTTATTACATTTACATTCCAAACAAATAAATTTATGAGTTATACCGATAAAATGCTAAGAGACGATGCCTTAAAAGGAAAAGTAATTGTAGTAACAGGGGGAGGAAGCGGCTTAGGAAAAGCGATGACAAAATATTTTTTGGAATTGGGGGCGCAAGTTGCCATCACTTCTAGAGATTTGGATAAACTAAAAAACACAGCACAAGAGTTGGAAACCGAAACAGGCGGAACATGCTTACCTTTACAATGTGATGTTCGTCATTATGAAGAAGTTGAGAACATGCTTCAAGCTGTATTGAAGGCTTTTGGGAAAGTAGATGTGTTATTAAATAATGCCGCAGGAAATTTTATCTCTCCCACAGAACGCCTTTCGGCAAATGCTTTTGATACCATAATTGACATTGTTTTGAAAGGAACCAAAAACTGTACGCTGGCTTTTGGAAAACACTGGATAGACACCAAACAAGCTTCGGCGACCGTCTTAAATATCGTTACTACGTATGCCTGGACGGGTTCTGCTTATGTGGTTCCGAGTGCCACGGCAAAAGCAGGTGTTCTCGCCATGACGAGAAGCCTCGCTGTAGAATGGGCAAAATATGGTATTCGCACCAATGCGATAGCACCCGGACCGTTCCCAACCAAAGGCGCCTGGGACCGATTATTACCGGGAGACTTATCGGAAAAATTTGATATGGCCAAAAAAGTTCCTTTGAAAAGGGTTGGCGACCATCAGGAATTGGCAAATTTAGCTGCTTATCTGGTTTCTGATTTTTCGGCATACGTAAACGGCGAAGTAATTGTAATTGATGGTGGCGAATGGCTAAAAGGGGCCGGACAATTCAACTTACTCGAAGCTATCCCCGAAGAACTTTGGGATCAATTGGAAATGATGATTAAAGCAAAAAAAAGGAGTTAACCAACTACAATATTCTTGAATTAATTTTAACAAAAAAAGAAAACAAAACCAATATTACAATAACCAATAAGGAGAGAACTTTTCATACAGTTCTCTTTTTTATTCCTATTAAATATAAAAAAAGCAAAAAATTTACCTTATTGTCAAGATAAATAGCTCTGCATGAAAACTATTTGTTTTTGTTAACAAAATAGATTTTCAAAACCCATAAATAATTGTATTTTTACCGTTCAAAATTTAGAAAATAAATGGGCAAAATCATAGCGATTGCGAATCAGAAAGGTGGTGTTGGTAAGACAACAACTTCAATTAACCTAGCTGCTTCGTTAGGAGTTTTAGAAAAAAAAGTATTATTGATAGATGCTGATCCTCAAGCGAATGCTACATCCGGATTAGGAATTGATGTCGAAACGGTTGAAATCGGAACCTATCAAATTCTCGAACATAGTCATACCCCTGAAGAGGCTATCGTAAAAAGTTCTTCTCCAAATGTAGATGTAATTCCTGCACATATTGATCTTGTTGCGATTGAAATCGAACTTGTTGACAAAGAAAACAGAGAATATATGCTCAAAAAAGCATTGGAAAGCGTAAAAGACCAATACGATTATATCCTGATTGATTGTGCACCGTCTCTTGGACTTTTGACTTTGAATGCCTTAACTGCTGCAGATTCAGTAGTTATTCCAATTCAGTGTGAATATTTTGCATTGGAAGGTTTGGGCAAATTGTTGAATACAATAAAAAGTATCCAAAAAATCCACAATCCTGATTTGGACATCGAAGGTTTATTATTAACAATGTTTGATTCCAGATTGCGTTTATCTAACCAAGTGGTAGAAGAGGTTCAAAAACACTTCAACGATATGGTTTTTGAAACCGTAATACAAAGAAATGTAAAATTGAGTGAGGCTCCTAGTTTTGGCGAAAGCATCATCAACTATGACGCAACCAGCAAAGGAGCAGTAAATTACATTCACTTAGCCCAAGAAATTATAAAGAAAAACAGTAAATAGTTGTATGTCAAAAGCAATAAAAAAACAAGCCTTAGGTAGAGGTTTATCTGCATTATTAAAAGATCCTGAAAACGATATTCAATCGGTAGATGATAAAAACGCAGATAAAGTTGTAGGAAATATTATAGAGCTTGAAATTGATGCTATCGAAATTAATCCGTTTCAGCCCCGAAGCAATTTCAACGAAGAATCGTTACGCGAATTAGCCACTTCCATCAAGGAATTAGGTGTAATTCAACCTATTACTGTTCGTAAATTAGACTTCAACAAATACCAATTAATTTCTGGGGAACGCCGTTTGCGTGCTTCCACTTTGATTGGGCTTACAACTGTTCCTGCTTATATTCGTATTGCAAACGACAACGAATCATTAGTAATGGCCTTGGTTGAAAACATTCAACGTCATGACTTAGATCCGATTGAGATTGCGCTTTCTTACCAACGTTTGATTGATGAAATTCAATTGACTCAGGAACAAATGAGTGAAAGAGTGGGCAAAAAACGTTCCACTATTTCTAATTACTTGCGTCTGTTAAAATTAGACCCAATCATTCAAACAGGAATTCGTGACGGTTTTATCAGTATGGGACATGGTCGAGCCATCATCAACATAGAAGATCATGACGTTCAGACAGATATTTACCAAAAAATAGTAAGTCAAAACCTTTCGGTTAGAGAAACTGAAACTTTGGTAAAAAATTATCACGATAGCCTAAAACCAAAACCAGCAATCCCAACAAAATCATCATCTTTTGAAATTAATGATGAAGATGTAAAAAGATTCAACAAATATTTCGGAGCAAAAATCGATGTAAAAGTTGCAGGAAATGGAAAAGGAAAAATCACCATTCCTTT belongs to Flavobacterium gilvum and includes:
- a CDS encoding methionine aminotransferase is translated as MSFMSKLPNVATSIFTIMSKMATEHNAINLSQGFPNFPVDERLTQIVSKLAFEDVHQYTPMAGYPPLLNKITSLIKTSYARNIIPETELLVTAGATQAIFTTLLALLKPDDEVIILDPSYDCYEAPILLSQAKPIRVPLNDDYTPNWNTIANSFSEKTKMIITNNPHNPTGKILTESDLITLENLLEQHPNVVLLSDEVYEYITFEQKHISTHTRKKILDRCITVSSFGKSFHVTGWKIGYLVAPDYLMKEIKKVHQFLVFSVNSICQVAVSEYLDLVNINEISTFYQEKRDFFRSLLKNSRFQLMPCEGTYFQVVSYAGISDENDVDFCKRLITDYGVAAIPISNFYADGKDLKLIRFCFAKDNQTLEEAARRLSRV
- a CDS encoding SDR family oxidoreductase; its protein translation is MSYTDKMLRDDALKGKVIVVTGGGSGLGKAMTKYFLELGAQVAITSRDLDKLKNTAQELETETGGTCLPLQCDVRHYEEVENMLQAVLKAFGKVDVLLNNAAGNFISPTERLSANAFDTIIDIVLKGTKNCTLAFGKHWIDTKQASATVLNIVTTYAWTGSAYVVPSATAKAGVLAMTRSLAVEWAKYGIRTNAIAPGPFPTKGAWDRLLPGDLSEKFDMAKKVPLKRVGDHQELANLAAYLVSDFSAYVNGEVIVIDGGEWLKGAGQFNLLEAIPEELWDQLEMMIKAKKRS
- a CDS encoding ParA family protein produces the protein MGKIIAIANQKGGVGKTTTSINLAASLGVLEKKVLLIDADPQANATSGLGIDVETVEIGTYQILEHSHTPEEAIVKSSSPNVDVIPAHIDLVAIEIELVDKENREYMLKKALESVKDQYDYILIDCAPSLGLLTLNALTAADSVVIPIQCEYFALEGLGKLLNTIKSIQKIHNPDLDIEGLLLTMFDSRLRLSNQVVEEVQKHFNDMVFETVIQRNVKLSEAPSFGESIINYDATSKGAVNYIHLAQEIIKKNSK
- a CDS encoding ParB/RepB/Spo0J family partition protein; amino-acid sequence: MSKAIKKQALGRGLSALLKDPENDIQSVDDKNADKVVGNIIELEIDAIEINPFQPRSNFNEESLRELATSIKELGVIQPITVRKLDFNKYQLISGERRLRASTLIGLTTVPAYIRIANDNESLVMALVENIQRHDLDPIEIALSYQRLIDEIQLTQEQMSERVGKKRSTISNYLRLLKLDPIIQTGIRDGFISMGHGRAIINIEDHDVQTDIYQKIVSQNLSVRETETLVKNYHDSLKPKPAIPTKSSSFEINDEDVKRFNKYFGAKIDVKVAGNGKGKITIPFHSEEDFNRIIKLIEG